The Mangrovimonas cancribranchiae nucleotide sequence GTGTTGATGGTCGTGGAACAGGTTATAAAGGTGCTGAATTTAAAAAAGTAACTCAAAAACAACTAGGGAAATACGAAGTAGAAGACCAAATAGCAGCCGCTAAAAAATTAGGCGAACGTTCTTACATTGATGCTTCTAGAATTGGAATTTGGGGATGGAGTTACGGTGGCTTTATGAGTAGCAATGCCTTGTTTAAAGGTAACGATGTGTTTAAAATGGCTATTGCTGTTGCCCCTGTAACGAGTTGGAGGTTTTACGACTCTGTTTATACAGAACGTTACATGACCACGCCACAAGAAAACCCAGGTGGTTACGATAATAATTCGCCATTAAGTCATGTAGACAAGTTAAAAGGAGACTTTTTACTAATACACGGTTCGGCAGATGATAATGTGCATTTACAAAATACCATGCGTATGGTGGAAGCCTTAATACAAGCCGATAAACAATTTGAATGGATGATTTATCCAGATAAAAACCATAGTATTTATGGAGGTAATACAAGGTTACATTTGTATAAAAAAATGACCAACTTTATCGATAAAACTTTAGGAGATAAGATTCAAAATCAGCTAGATGAGGATGAAGTAAACATAAAATCATAAAAAACGAATAACTAACTAATACAACTATATATGTCAACTCAGGGAAATACAATAAAACAAAAAGAACTATTTGGACACCCGGTAGGATTGTACGTTTTGTTTTTTACAGAGATGTGGGAGCGTTTTTCTTACTACGGAATGCGTGCTATTCTGGTGCTCTATTTAGTAGCTCAAACAACCGATGAAAATGCTGGTTTAGGATGGACCAATGCTGAAGCTTTAGCGCTTTATGGATGGTACACTATGCTAGTTTATGTAGCTTCTATCCCTGGCGGATGGATTGCTGATAAACTATTAGGGCAGAAAAAATCGGTGTTATATGGAGGAATCCTATTAGTCGCAGGTCATAGTGTTTTGGCTATCGAAGAAATGTGGGCATTCTATACAGGGCTTGGGTTAATTATTGCTGGAGTTGGTATGTTAAAACCAAACATTTCTACTATGGTTGGTGGTTTATACAAAAAAGGAGACATTAGACGAGATAAAGGGTTTACCATTTTTTACATAGGAATTAATGTAGGGGCATTTTTATCTAGTTTAATAGTTGGTTATGTTGGTGAAGTTCATGGTTGGCATTATGGCTTTGGATTAGCAGGTATTGGAATGGCTTTAGGTTTATTGCAATACGTCTTAGGACAAAAGCATTTAAAGTATGTTGGGAATTTTATAGGAACCTCTGAAAATGCAGAAGATAAAGAAGCCATGAATAGACCATTAACCAAAATAGAAAAAGATAGAATAGTCGTATTGCTTATCTCTTTTTTATTGGTAATTGTGTTTTGGGGCGCTTTTGAACAAGCAGGAGGTCTTATGAATATTTATGCTATGGATAATACTAATAGGATGTTGATGGGCTGGGAAGTTCCTGCCTCTTGGTTTCAATCTTTAAACGCCATGTTTATTATTTTTCTTGGAACTACCGTAGCAGGGTTTTGGGCAAAAAGAAAGTTGGAAGGAAAAGTAGCAACATCATTATTTAAAATGATTATTGGTTTAATTATTATGGGAACTGGCTTTTTCTTTATGTCTGCAGCTTCTGCTCAATTAGAAAGTACAGGAACTTCTGCTATGTATTGGTTGGTGCTAGCTTATTTATTTCATACTGTAGGAGAGCTGTGTATATCACCAGTAGCATTGTCTTATATTACCAAATTAGCACCTTTAAAATACGCCTCTTTAATGATGGGGGTATTTTTTGCAATGACAGGACTTGGTAACAAGTTAGCTGGATTATTAGGTGAATCAGCATCAAAGTTTGGTGAATTTACCATATTTACTGGAATCGCAGTATTTTGTATTGCTTTTGGCGCAATAGTAATGTTATTCAGAAAAAAATTAGAAGTTCTAACCCATGGAGTTGAAGATGATGAAAGAGATATGAACGACGAGCTTCCTGAAGGGTACGAACTAGCCGATGAAAAAATTAACTAATAACAATCTAACCAATTATGAATACCGACGCAGAAAATTTATTTAAGGATAAAGTCTTAGGTCACCCAGCAGGCCTTTTTGTATTGTTTTTTACCGAAATGTGGGAGCGTTTTTCGTTTTACGGAATGCGTGTGCTTTTGGTAAACTTTTTAACGTATGCTGTAGTAGGTGCTAACCCTGGTTGGGGATGGTCGGCAGAAAATGCCGGAGCACTTTTTGGTACTTATGCCATGCTTTTATATATCACACCTATTGTAGGTGGGATTATAGCAGATAAGCTTACAGGCTATCGTTGGGCTGTTGTAATAGGGGCTTTAGTTATGACCTTAGGTCATGCGTCTATGGCTCTAGAAACGGAGTTTTCGCTATACCTAGGCCTAGGATTGTTAGTTATAGGTACAGGTTTTTTTAAGCCAAATATTACCTCTATTATTTCAGAAATGTATAAAAAGCATCCCGAAAAGAAAGATGGTGCTTATACCATTTTTTATATGGGTGTAAATGCAGGCGCATTCTTTGGAATGATGCTTTGTGGTTATTTAGCCGAGAAAATAGGGTGGTCTTACGGATTTGGTCTAGCCGGTATTTTTATGTTATTAGGAACACTTCAGTTTTACTTCTCTAAAAACTTATTTGGCAAAATAGGCGTTAAACCTACCAAGGTTCATGAAGTTGAAGATGTACAAGACGCCGATAATTCTATAGCTGAAATAGATGAGGAAGAAGAGGTCGAAAAACCAAACCCGTTTACAACTTTAGATAAAATTTTAATCGTTATATGTTCGGTGGTTGGATTGGGTTATGCTATTAATGACCCAATGTCTAAAATTGCTGGAATAGATATGTTTTCTGCATTAGAAATGGGTGGTTTCGAAGGACAATATACAGCGGTTTTATTTGCATTAGCATTATTCTTATTTTTAGTTATAGGGCGTATTTTAAGATACTCAGCCATAGTAAGGGATCGTATGATTGCCTTTATAGTGTTTGCCTTTTTTACAGTATTTTTCTGGTTATCGTTTGAGCAAGGCGCTTCATCTTTAGTATTATTTGCTAGAGATAATGTGGATAGAGTGTTAGAAGGAAACTCTGCCATGGCTTTTAATGTAGTAAATGCCTTACTAACCGTGATTCCTTTATTAATAATTACGTATGTGTTGTATGATTTATGGAAGAAAACATTCCGGAAAATACCTTATTCAAACATTGTTTTGGTAATCTGTTTTCTATTTATGTGGGGTATTGTTGCCTGGATGTTACAAAGAGAATTTACAGCAGAAGTTTCTGAGATTACCGTATCATGGTTTAGTATTTTAAATTCATTCTTTATTATTGTGTTTGCC carries:
- a CDS encoding peptide MFS transporter; this translates as MSTQGNTIKQKELFGHPVGLYVLFFTEMWERFSYYGMRAILVLYLVAQTTDENAGLGWTNAEALALYGWYTMLVYVASIPGGWIADKLLGQKKSVLYGGILLVAGHSVLAIEEMWAFYTGLGLIIAGVGMLKPNISTMVGGLYKKGDIRRDKGFTIFYIGINVGAFLSSLIVGYVGEVHGWHYGFGLAGIGMALGLLQYVLGQKHLKYVGNFIGTSENAEDKEAMNRPLTKIEKDRIVVLLISFLLVIVFWGAFEQAGGLMNIYAMDNTNRMLMGWEVPASWFQSLNAMFIIFLGTTVAGFWAKRKLEGKVATSLFKMIIGLIIMGTGFFFMSAASAQLESTGTSAMYWLVLAYLFHTVGELCISPVALSYITKLAPLKYASLMMGVFFAMTGLGNKLAGLLGESASKFGEFTIFTGIAVFCIAFGAIVMLFRKKLEVLTHGVEDDERDMNDELPEGYELADEKIN
- a CDS encoding peptide MFS transporter, coding for MNTDAENLFKDKVLGHPAGLFVLFFTEMWERFSFYGMRVLLVNFLTYAVVGANPGWGWSAENAGALFGTYAMLLYITPIVGGIIADKLTGYRWAVVIGALVMTLGHASMALETEFSLYLGLGLLVIGTGFFKPNITSIISEMYKKHPEKKDGAYTIFYMGVNAGAFFGMMLCGYLAEKIGWSYGFGLAGIFMLLGTLQFYFSKNLFGKIGVKPTKVHEVEDVQDADNSIAEIDEEEEVEKPNPFTTLDKILIVICSVVGLGYAINDPMSKIAGIDMFSALEMGGFEGQYTAVLFALALFLFLVIGRILRYSAIVRDRMIAFIVFAFFTVFFWLSFEQGASSLVLFARDNVDRVLEGNSAMAFNVVNALLTVIPLLIITYVLYDLWKKTFRKIPYSNIVLVICFLFMWGIVAWMLQREFTAEVSEITVSWFSILNSFFIIVFASLFSKWFESKYNPSAASKYALGLIVMAIGFGLLAFGSYGIEEGVKVSMIWLILAYLFHTLGELCLSPVGLSYVSKLVPARMIALMFGMWYLAIAIGNKLAAVLGGQIENITKEYSLSTFFLIFTIVPLVAGLLVWALNPVMKKLMHGVR